In the genome of Pontibacter actiniarum, the window CAGCTGCGGATACGCAACCTGGAGGCAGAGCAGCAGTTGCAGGAAATCCGGAAGCTAAACGCCCAGTTGCAACTGTCTAACCAGGAGATTAACCAACTGCTCGAGGACCGGGACAAGAAGAACCTGATGCTACAAGAGGTAAACCAGTACCTGGATGCCTTCGCCCACACGGTATCGCATGACCTGCGTGCGCCGCTGCAGAACATAAACGGTGTTACGGGCGCCCTGGAGTCCATGCTGGAGGCAGGCAATGCATCCGAGGCAAACAACATCCTCCCGCTGCTCCGGCAGCAAACCCAGAAGATGGACCGCCTGATAACGGGCATCCTGGCCTACTCCCTGGCCGGGCACCACAACATCCAGAAGTCCGTGGTGGACCTGCACCAGCTCCTGAACCAGATTATCACGTCCATCAGGGTGCCGGATAGCTTCGGCCTGCATGTGCAGCAGGGTTTCCCTGTGTTATACACGCAGGAGATTTACCTTTACCAGGTGTTCAGCAACATCATCGGCAACGCCATAAAATACCACGACAAGCCTGAGCAAGCCGAAATAACCATCAGCTGGAAGGCAGAGCAGGAGTGGCTTTCCTTTTCCGTTGAAGACAACGGGCCGGGCATCCCCGAGGAGATGCAGCAGCAGATATTTAACATGTATGAATTGGGTAACTCCTTCACCCGCCCAGACAGCACGGGCCTGGGCCTGTCTATTGTCCGGAAGATACTGGAGGAGAAGGGCGGCCGGATCTGGGTCGAGTCTGAGGGGCGTGGCAGCCGCTTTGTTTTTACATGGCCGGCCAGCGAGCTCGTACAGGAAGACTCATAAAAAAAGGCGCTACCTATATGCAGCGCCTTTTTTTATATTCTTGATTTGAAGAACTCATTGATAATTTCCCGCACCTCATACTTGGTTAGGGCTTTGGAGTAGTGCTTTTTAACCTTGCTGTAGCCCTTCAGCCGCTCCAGGTCGTAGAAACTGGCCGAGGAGGTGAGCATCAGTATAATCACCGGGTTAGACTCGTCCAGGTTTCTTTTCTGGTACTCATCCAGGAAAGAGAACCCGTCCATCACCGGCATTTTGATATCCAGCAGAATCAGGTCCGGGCGCTGAAAGGCAGGGTCTGGAGCTGCGCCATATGCCTTGCTCATATACTCAATGGCCTCCTGGCCGTTTTTCAGCACCTTGTACGACTTGGCAATTTGCATCTCCCGCATTAACCTCTCATTCAAATAGTTGGTCGTATCGTCATCATCAACCAACAGCACCAGATCCAACGGATAATTGTAAGGGGTAATTAATGCATCCATCTTTGCAGCTTAGTAACATAGCTTACCCGAGGGCCGAACACCCGCAGCAAAAGCTTGTTTTGTTTAACATTGCGAATATCGGAATAAGCAACACTAAATCAAATCTCTTTTCAGGTAAAGGCGAAGTTTCAGAAGATGAGCGGGTTTTAGGGCTCTTTTTTTCACTCCCCTACTAGTTTACAAACCTCACCGCTGCACAAACGGAAGATTCCTTTCGCTGTGCCCGCCGGGCGTGGGCTTGCCGCTTAAAGCCGCCTATATCCTTTTGTCCCTTTTCTGAGTATTAAACGGGTAGTGCCACCTGTGGCTAAACCTTTAACCAAGCATAACACTATGGATTCATACCCTTTAAAACCTGAACACATGCGCGCACCGAACAACCTGACCAAGGGAGAGGTGCAGAAAAGCCTGGACGAACTGGATAGCAAAATAAAGACCCTGCGCGGCCGCCTGAACGCCACTACCGCCGACTCCAACAACACTTACCAGGAGCATATTGCCGGGCTGGAGCGCAAACGGGAGCTGATTGTAAAAAAGATGGGCGACCCGAACAACCAGCAGCAGCACTGGAACGACCTGCACCACAATATAAGCGACCTGCACAACGAGGCAGACAACATGATCAAGTAAACAAAAAGCCGCTGCAGTAGCTACTGCAGCGGCATTTTTAGCATTTAGATAAACGGAGCTTACCCCATAGCCGGTTCGCGGAAGCCAACCCAGGTAAAGCGCTTGATCACAAACTCTGGGTTTGTGAAAGAGGCGTTACCCGCCGGGTTACCGCCCGTTACGTGGAAGTCAGAGAAACTGGCGTTCTGATTGACGTAGATGTTGCCCGTCAGGTTAAAGCTCACCGGTGTGCCGGCCAGCCCCATTTCGTCCATAATCTTCTCCTTCACGGCAGGGTCTGTGGTGTAGGCGCCGCAGGAAATCGCGCCGTGGCTCATGGCCATGGTTTTGGCTATCTCAATCGACTGCTCGGTGTTCTTCGTTTTGATGATCAGCACCACTGGCCCAAATAGCTCACGGCTGTAGCTTTCCTTCTCTGTGGCATCCACTTCGTAAATTACCGGAGTGCAGGTACGCGCGTTGCTGAACATCGGGTTCTCAAAATCGCAGGTGCTCAACACCTCACGCCCCTTCACAGAAGATGCGCTTTTCACACGCTCGGCCGTTGCCGGGTTTTGGATGGCACCCAAGATGTGCGGGGCCGCTTTCGGGTTGTTGACGAGTGCTGTTACGGCACCGGCAATCTTCTCCACCACATCCTCATAAGGCACCGTTTCCCCGCCTACTTTTATACCTGTTTCCGGCACATAGAAGTTCTGTGGTGCTGTGCACATCTGGCCGGAGTACAGAGTTACCGAAAAAGCCAGGTTCTGCGCCACCTTGTCCAGGTCGTCTACAGAGTCCAGTATGATTGAGTTTACCCCTGTTTTCTCGGTAAAGGTGGTTTTACCCGGCAGGCTCTCCACATAGTTGCCGAACTCCGTGCCGCCCGTGTAGTCTATCAGTTTTACCTTCGGATGCTCAGCCAGGTCCTTGGTGATCAGCTTATCGTCGGCATCCACGCCCAGCTGGCAGATGTTCGGGTCAAGCCCGTTTTCCTGCAGCACCTTCTGCACCTCGGCCACTACAATAGCGATAGGCAGTACGGCTTTCGGGTGCGGCTTCACAATCACCGGGTTACCGGTCACGAGGCTGGCGAACATGCCCGGCACCGTGTTCCAAGTCGGGAAGGTAGAGCAGCCGATAACCAGGGCAACGCCTTTCGGCACGGCTCTCCAGCTCTTGTTCAGCTTCAGGTTATACTTGCCCATTGGCTTTTCCCACTCAGTGCTCTCCGGAAAACGCGTCTGCTCTTCGTAG includes:
- a CDS encoding sensor histidine kinase, with the translated sequence MSRSILKIEINNELDVVLAYKRAMQLSERLSMLQANQTKFATAVSEICRNVVEYVGNGSIRFSLVEQAGANYLEAQVTDRGRGIGNLDDLLANRNTYNRSGRGVGILNSKKLVDQFSIESAFEKGTKVTLRKKLPTQAPGLTKAMLEKWMAEFEMETDVSPYAEIKKQNMQLLEVLEQLRIRNLEAEQQLQEIRKLNAQLQLSNQEINQLLEDRDKKNLMLQEVNQYLDAFAHTVSHDLRAPLQNINGVTGALESMLEAGNASEANNILPLLRQQTQKMDRLITGILAYSLAGHHNIQKSVVDLHQLLNQIITSIRVPDSFGLHVQQGFPVLYTQEIYLYQVFSNIIGNAIKYHDKPEQAEITISWKAEQEWLSFSVEDNGPGIPEEMQQQIFNMYELGNSFTRPDSTGLGLSIVRKILEEKGGRIWVESEGRGSRFVFTWPASELVQEDS
- the paaN gene encoding phenylacetic acid degradation protein PaaN is translated as MKLNLMDKHQEVLDKAVQALHERTFFAHYPENPLPDVYGENADKEGREKYKEHLNNNFTELLQQDPAAWVGQEESPYEQQALGVKYPYFDPETLVNRAEEAYHQWRKVKPADRAALLVEALENIKPRFFEIAYATMHTTGQAYLMSFQASGPHAADRALEAIASGYEEQTRFPESTEWEKPMGKYNLKLNKSWRAVPKGVALVIGCSTFPTWNTVPGMFASLVTGNPVIVKPHPKAVLPIAIVVAEVQKVLQENGLDPNICQLGVDADDKLITKDLAEHPKVKLIDYTGGTEFGNYVESLPGKTTFTEKTGVNSIILDSVDDLDKVAQNLAFSVTLYSGQMCTAPQNFYVPETGIKVGGETVPYEDVVEKIAGAVTALVNNPKAAPHILGAIQNPATAERVKSASSVKGREVLSTCDFENPMFSNARTCTPVIYEVDATEKESYSRELFGPVVLIIKTKNTEQSIEIAKTMAMSHGAISCGAYTTDPAVKEKIMDEMGLAGTPVSFNLTGNIYVNQNASFSDFHVTGGNPAGNASFTNPEFVIKRFTWVGFREPAMG
- a CDS encoding response regulator → MDALITPYNYPLDLVLLVDDDDTTNYLNERLMREMQIAKSYKVLKNGQEAIEYMSKAYGAAPDPAFQRPDLILLDIKMPVMDGFSFLDEYQKRNLDESNPVIILMLTSSASFYDLERLKGYSKVKKHYSKALTKYEVREIINEFFKSRI